In a genomic window of Streptomyces katrae:
- a CDS encoding metallophosphoesterase family protein codes for MIRVAAVGDIHLAPGCEGTLRPAFETLGDHADLLLLAGDLTRHGTPREAAVVAGEVAGLPVPVVAVLGNHDHHGDQPRELTAVLAEAGVTVLEGEAVVLDLHGTTVGVAGAKGFGGGYAGRSGSDFGEPEMKAFMRHARTCADGLRRALTTLAEAGTDLRIALTHYSPVPDTLAGEPPEIHPFLGSYLLAEAIDDIGADLAVHGHAHLGTEHGITAGGVRVRNVAMPVIDRAYAVYHLTPHPAAPSPATQASGQAAAPGRA; via the coding sequence GTGATCCGCGTCGCGGCCGTGGGGGACATCCACCTCGCGCCGGGCTGCGAGGGCACCCTCCGGCCGGCCTTCGAGACCCTGGGGGACCACGCCGACCTGCTCCTCCTCGCCGGTGACCTCACCCGCCACGGCACGCCGCGGGAAGCCGCCGTCGTCGCCGGTGAGGTCGCCGGCCTGCCCGTGCCCGTCGTGGCCGTACTCGGCAACCACGACCACCACGGCGACCAGCCGCGCGAGCTCACCGCCGTCCTCGCCGAAGCGGGGGTGACCGTCCTCGAAGGGGAAGCCGTCGTCCTCGACCTCCACGGCACCACCGTGGGGGTGGCGGGGGCCAAGGGATTCGGCGGGGGATACGCCGGCCGCTCCGGCAGCGACTTCGGCGAACCGGAGATGAAGGCCTTCATGCGGCACGCCCGGACCTGCGCCGACGGGCTCCGCCGCGCCCTCACCACCCTGGCGGAGGCGGGCACCGACCTGCGGATCGCCCTGACCCACTACTCGCCGGTACCGGACACCCTGGCCGGCGAACCCCCCGAGATCCACCCCTTCCTCGGCAGCTACCTCCTCGCCGAGGCCATCGACGACATCGGCGCCGACCTCGCCGTCCACGGCCACGCCCACCTGGGCACCGAGCACGGGATCACGGCCGGCGGGGTCAGGGTCCGCAACGTGGCCATGCCGGTCATAGACCGGGCGTACGCCGTCTACCACCTCACTCCGCACCCCGCAGCACCGTCGCCCGCCACTCAGGCCTCCGGGCAGGCGGCGGCCCCGGGCCGGGCGTGA